GGAGGAAGCCCTCGCCCTGCTGGGTGTCACGCACCTGGCGGAGCGGCCCACCCATCAGCTCAGCTACGGTGAACGCAAACGGGTCGCCATCGCCGGCGCCGTCGCGATGCGTCCGGCGGTGCTGCTGCTCGACGAGCCGACGGCGGGGCTCGACCCTGCTGGCGTCGCCGAGCTGACGGCGACCCTTGCCGGCCTCGACACCACCGTCGTGCTGGCCACGCATGACGTGGACCTGGCCCTCGCATGGGCCGACGAGGTGGCCGTCGTCGGCGGTCGCCGCGTCCGACAGGGCGACCCCTCGCTCCTCGGCGACGAGGAATTGCTCTCCGTGGCCCGGCTCCGCCGCCCCTGGCAGCTGGAACTCCTGCACCGGCTGGGGCTCCCCGTCGATCCGCTGCCCCGCACCGTCGACGACGTGGCCCGGGTGATCGGGTGCTAGACCTTCTCGACCGCCCACTGGATCAGGGTGCGGTTCGGCCGCCAGCCCAGCAGCGACCCGAGGGGCTCGGCGTTCTCCACCTGGATCCGCGACAGGTGCCCGCCCCACCGCTCGTGGACGGCCACGCACAGCAGCTCGGCCTCCACGGTGATGCCGTGCACGACGAGTCGGCCGCCGTCGCGCAGAGCCGCCATGGCCAGCTCCAGCACCTCCAGGGTGCCGCCGCCTCCGACGAACACGGCGTCGGGGGCCGGCAGCCCGCCGAGCACCTCGGCCGCGTCGCCCTCGACGAGCCGGAAGGCCCCCTCCGGGGTGAGCCGCTCGGCGTTGCCGAGGGCCCGGGACGCCCGGTCGGACCGACGTTCCACGCCGATGGCACGGGCCCCATCGGCCGCCCGGCACCATTCGACGGCGATCGAACCTGCGCCGGTGCCGACGTCCCACAGCAGCTG
The DNA window shown above is from Tessaracoccus defluvii and carries:
- the cbiT gene encoding precorrin-6Y C5,15-methyltransferase (decarboxylating) subunit CbiT, with protein sequence MIVDRDGALLGRTPGLPDEVFASDGLITKRVLRASAIAHLRPLPGQLLWDVGTGAGSIAVEWCRAADGARAIGVERRSDRASRALGNAERLTPEGAFRLVEGDAAEVLGGLPAPDAVFVGGGGTLEVLELAMAALRDGGRLVVHGITVEAELLCVAVHERWGGHLSRIQVENAEPLGSLLGWRPNRTLIQWAVEKV